Below is a window of Mycobacterium dioxanotrophicus DNA.
CGCGCTGTCGGGCCGGGCGGCACCGTGATCTCCTACGAGCTCCGCGACGACCACGCCGTGCATGCCGAACGCAACGTCGTCACGTTCTTCGGTGAGCGGCCCGAGAACTGGGACCTGGTCATCGCCGACCTGTCGGACTACAACGGTCCCGAGGTGGACCGGGTGGTGCTCGATATGCTCGCGCCGTGGGAGGTGCTGCCCACGGTCGCGCAGGCGCTCGTTGCCGGCGGCGTGCTGATGGTCTACGTCGCGACCGTCACCCAACTGTCCCGTGTCGTGGAGGCGCTGCGCGAGCAGCAGTGCTGGACCGAGCCGCGGGCGTGGGAAAGCATGCAGCGGGGCTGGCACGTGGTGGGCCTGGCAGTGCGTCCGCAACACACCATGCGGGGGCACACCGCCTTTCTGGTCAGCGTGCGCAAATTGGCCCCGGGCGCTGTGGCGCCCATGCCGCTGCGGCGCAAGCGTCAGCTCGGCGGCAGCGTCTAGGAGCGCGCCCGTCAGTCTTCGCTGCGGCTCAGGCCACGGCGGGTGGACAGCAGGTCGACCTCCGGGCGGGCCGCCACGAGCCGCTCGGCGGCGTCGAGCACGTCGACCACGTGGGAATGGTCCCCGGCCACGACCGCGATACCGATCCCGGCGCGACGGTGCAGCTCATGGGCGCCGGTCTCGGCGGCCGACACGGCGAACCGGCGATGCAACTCGGCGATGATCGGTCGGATCACCGACCGCTTCTGCTTGAGCGAGCGGACATCACCGAGCAGCAGATCGAATTCCAGCCAGCCGATCCACATCCGAGGACTCAGGGGGTCGGCGTCGGGGGAACCGGCGTCGGAGAAGCCGGCTCGGGAGTGGCGGTGCGGCCGAGTTCCAGCAGCATGTCGGCGGTATGTCGGGTCAGCAGCCAGTCCGTGCCGTGCGGCGTGAACTCCATCGGGAAGCTGAACTGCTTGCCCTGGCCATTGGCGGACGGCGTCGTGACCGTGATGGTGGCGACCACGTTGCCCGCGGTCGATTGTGACCAGGCCAGATCCTTGGCCTCGAAGTCCAGCGGGGTGAAACCGTAATCGGCGAGCGCCCGGCCGAACTTGTCGAGGGCCGCGGCGTCGTCGGAGGTCGAATGCTCCACGAGGCCGACCTTGTTGGCGCCAGGGACATTCACGTCGGCCAGCCGGTACAGCACGCCGGTCAGCGCGTCCGGCGCGGGCAGCGGCGCTGCCGGAGGAGGCGCAGGCGTGATCAGCGAGCTGGTCGCCGGGGGCGGCGGCGCGGCCGCAGGGCGTTCGTCGTTACTGCACCCTGACAGCCCAAGTGCCGCCACACATGTGGCGGCACTCAGGACTGCGATGCGGATCAATTAACCGTCAGTTGACCGACGACAGCAGGTTCATGGCCGAGGCCTTGGAGATCTGCCAGCCGGTGGGGCTCGGGCCGGCCACGAACTGGATGTTCTGGGTGGCGGTTCCGCCGAGGTTCGACGTCGCGGTGACATCGGCGGTCGCAACGCCGCCCTCATCGTCGATGTTGGCAACGCTGAAGGTCAGCGGGAACTTGCCTTCGGCTGCGGCCCGGCTGTAAGCGCGGTCCGCGGCGATGCTCTCGATCCGGCCGATGCCGCCCTGGATGTAGGCAGCCTTACCGCTGAACGAACCACCGGTGGCCAGCGCCTGCAGCGTCTGGGTCAGGGCGGTCTGCAGCTCCGGCGCGGGGGCCTGCGGCAGCGGCGCGTCGAACACGACCGGCTGCACGGCCGGAGCGGACGAGAGGGTGCTGGATGCAATGGACGTCACACCTGCCGCGGCACCGCCCACGACAGCGGCCGCTCCTGCGGCTGCGACAAAGCCGGTAACGAGGGATTTCAGGGTCACGACATTCCTTTCGATCGGACCAACTCAGACAAGAGGCTAACAGTGGCGCTGGTGTGTCGAGTTCCTAGACCACACACAAAGGCTGAATCGCCGGTAGCGTTGAAGTTGTTACTGCACCAACTTCCGGTGCGGGAGGGAGCGCAAGATGAGCGAGTCAGAGCGTTCGGACGGTTTCGCCGAGGGCTACCAGGGTGGCCACTCGGCGCCGGGATCCAGCGAAGAAGCCGCCGAGCTGGAATCGTTGCGCCGCGAGGCCGCAATCCTGCGCGAGCAACTGGAAAATGCGGTAGGTCCGCAGAGCGGTTTGCGCAGTGCCCGCGACGTGCATCAGCTCGAGGCACGGATCGACTCGCTGGCCGCGCGCAATGCCAAGTTGATGGACACCCTCAAGGAGGCCCGTCAGCAGCTGCTTGCGCTGCGTGAGGAGGTCGACCGGCTGGGTCAGCCGCCGAGCGGTTACGGCGTGCTGCTGTCGACCCACGACGACGACACCGTCGACGTGTTCACCTCCGGCCGCAAGATGCGGTTGACGTGCTCGCCCAACATCGAGACGGCCACGCTCAAGCAGGGCCAGACCGTGCGGCTCAACGAGGCCCTCACGGTCGTCGAGGCAGGCAGCTTCGAGGCGGTCGGCGAGATCAGCACGTTGCGCGAGATCCTGGACGACGGACACCGCGCCCTGGTGGTCGGTCACGCCGACGAGGAGCGCATCGTGTGGCTGGCCGAGCCCTTGGTGGCCTTCAGCGAGCTGCCCGAGGATTCGGGTCTGCTGGTCGACGACGGCCGGCCGCGCAAGCTGCGCCCTGGCGACTCGCTGCTCGTCGACACCAAGGCCGGGTACGCGTTCGAACGCATCCCCAAGGCTGAGGTCGAGGACCTGGTGCTGGAGGAGGTGCCCGACGTCAGCTACCTCGACATCGGTGGCCTGAGCCGGCAGATCGAGCAGATCCGCGACGCCGTCGAGCTGCCGTTCCTGC
It encodes the following:
- a CDS encoding DUF503 domain-containing protein produces the protein MWIGWLEFDLLLGDVRSLKQKRSVIRPIIAELHRRFAVSAAETGAHELHRRAGIGIAVVAGDHSHVVDVLDAAERLVAARPEVDLLSTRRGLSRSED
- a CDS encoding tRNA (adenine-N1)-methyltransferase translates to MPRTGPFAVGDRVQLTDAKGRHYTMVLTPGGEFHTHRGIISLDGVIGLPEGSVVKSTNGDQFLVLRPLLVDYVMSMPRGAQVIYPKDAAQIVHEGDIFPGARVLEAGAGSGALTCSLLRAVGPGGTVISYELRDDHAVHAERNVVTFFGERPENWDLVIADLSDYNGPEVDRVVLDMLAPWEVLPTVAQALVAGGVLMVYVATVTQLSRVVEALREQQCWTEPRAWESMQRGWHVVGLAVRPQHTMRGHTAFLVSVRKLAPGAVAPMPLRRKRQLGGSV